The Alnus glutinosa chromosome 3, dhAlnGlut1.1, whole genome shotgun sequence nucleotide sequence TACTACTTCTGACCCTAAGAAAATTCCTGTTTGCCATTGTCAATGTAGAATATCATTATATATGAAGAATTGAGAGAAATCTTGCTCCCTCCATTTCGTGGTCTTAAGATTGAAATAATCAGACCATCAATGAGCTTTGAAGATTTATTAGATAATTTGTTGAGGACATGGCACCCAGAGACCCTATCAATAGTGTCATCTTCTAGCAGTGAATTCAACAAGGTATGATAGTGTCTTACAGAGCTACACTTCTTGTAACATGATGACATTGTTACCCGCCTTCGACTTGACTGAACATGTACTGTGAAAGAATGAACGTAGAAATTGTTCCTTCTGGAGGCATATTGTTTAACTGTGTTCCCTGTTGTTGTTCATCTGATAATGCAGTTGGTATATCGAAAGATAATGGACAGAGAAGAAAATCCAAGATGCTGCTCATACAACACTCGAAATAATAAATGTTGGAGGCACTTTCTGAAGGACGTCAAGCTTAAGAACTTTGAAGCAGCTGCCGATAAAAGGCCATCTGACTGTATTGCTTGGTTGAAATCATCTCCAAGTATGCTGTCCCAGACAACTAGCTATAGATTATGCTGGGGCTCCCGCCATAGTTAAAGGGGTGGAGGGAGAGGTTGTTGGTTCAGTCGTGGCTGAGTTGTTTTTACCTAGAACAGAAGAAATGGTACGAAGCCAGACTCAAACgtttaaactctttttttttttttttgggtggattTTTTGAACTCATGGGGTTTGAGTAATTTAATTGGATTGTTATTTTAGAAAAAGGTAAGCGGTTATTGGCATTATCAACTTGGaaccaaaatattatatatgtttaaagCAAAAGCATAATTCCTAGCCAGTCTTTAGATAGTGCTGGAAATAGAATCAGATACCGCAAGAGTTCTCCCACTCCTCCTCTGTATTTATAGCATCTCACTTTTCCACCACATTTCACAACTCTCTCCCATACCTTCTGTTAAGCTCTACGACCAGCATCTCCTCTTCCCACTCATACCAATTTATATGGtaagaaatcatttttatttttctataatttcttAATATCTTGGACTATTTTTGCCTATTTTttcatctttatttatttatttattttttatgaatattgtTTTACATAAGTTTCATTCACTCTTAAAGACTCCTCTTCTGCCTCTTCTTTGAAACCATCCTCATCCGATGTCCCTTTGGCCAAAGCAACCAAGaatgttttctttttgggacaTCCTTTTactcttctcttatttttttctttcctgaTGTTATCTTTAGTTGAGCTTGAATCCATACTATACAAGAATTTTAAGTCCATAGCtaaagaaattttggataagctacatccttttctttctttttatttttattttttatattttattgtgcTTCTTTTATGTCATCTAAATCACTCTTCATCTTGTTATATGTAAGATTCGTTTGTGAAGTTACATGAgcataattatataaaaaaaattcattatattTTTGCTCACAATGGCAATGACCCCAATCTCATCTTTTTATgacaataaaagataaaattccatgaggattaatatatatatatatatatatatatatatatatataatgtcacTTCTGCAGTTCTACTCCCATTTTATAAGATGGAGTAGGCATTTTGatctttcagtttatttttatatttatatgtaattaaaaaaatttggagtaCATAAAATTAACATTCCATACGAGAATGTTTTTTTAGGAAAGTGGAAAGGATCGTGGAAATGGGAAAAAGAAGAGCATAATATTGCTGGGACCATGGGGTGGAAATGGTGGGACCAGCTGGGACGATGGGGTGAGAGAAATCACGCTTGTTTATGACCGTTGCATCGACTCAATCCGTGTGGTCTATGATAAGAATGGGAAGCCCGTCACAGCGGAAAAGCATGGAGGAATTGGAGGCAATCAAACGGCTGAGATTAAGCTGCAGTGCCCAGAGGAGTTCCTAACGAGTGTGAGTGGCCACTATTGTCCAGTGGTGCATGGCGGCGGCCCGGTGATCCGATCACTCACACTCAAGAGCAACAGAAGAACATTTGGGCCTTACGGAGTCGAAGAAGGGACGCCGTTCACATTTTCAATGGACGGAGGAATAATCGTGGGCCTCAACGGAAGAAGCGGTTGGCACCTGGACGCAATCGGATTCCGTTTATCCCGTGTCCAAACAACAAAACTCTTTCAAAGGTTTCAAAAGGGTCTTAAAAAGCTCACAAGCACTGTTTCAAAACCTTATGCCTCCGTGGACGGTGAAAATAAAGCTAACACCTAATTAAAGTGCCGGCAATGCTAGCTCAtgcttaaaataaataaattataatataattctATCTTGTACACTAGCTACTTAATGTGTTTTATTATATCAACTACttttatttgtattaaaatGAATGGATATAATtgttataatataatttaaatgattaaatcaatcatATTTTTGCATTTTGCGATGTTTTCCTGTTTTAATTGTGTCCTATTCTCTCTTATTCTTTCTTGCCCTTTCATCTATAGTCGGGAATTCACTAGAAGTTGGAAGTGATGATAGTTACACAATTGGAGGTGAGGATTacatattgttaaaaaaatatttgaaatttttttaatttttgtaaagaaaGGATCTAacgaattcttttttttttttttt carries:
- the LOC133864362 gene encoding jacalin-related lectin 19 isoform X2, with protein sequence MESGKDRGNGKKKSIILLGPWGGNGGTSWDDGVREITLVYDRCIDSIRVVYDKNGKPVTAEKHGGIGGNQTAEIKLQCPEEFLTSVSGHYCPVVHGGGPVIRSLTLKSNRRTFGPYGVEEGTPFTFSMDGGIIVGLNGRSGWHLDAIGFRLSRVQTTKLFQRFQKGLKKLTSTVSKPYASVDGENKANT